From one Gemmatimonas sp. UBA7669 genomic stretch:
- a CDS encoding PAS domain S-box protein, translating into MPHAASLLLVHPPGHRADTLVRLLEGAGHHVLGASGAAEDALARCAQVQPDLVLISPAVAGPPSALELAAQLLRRGPVPSLMLLTGSADSRSLLREVKLPGAPLALVSAQASDDELLAAVDLALLQLPHWRRANEPDERFFAVTLDLLCFLDFSGYFRRLSPSWERALGWTIDELKARPFFEFVHPDDRDRTLAQNKAVRGGGQARGFENRYLCKDGSYRWLRWSAAPDTDQGVIYAVARDITDAKQVEAEREQLIVDLQSALAEVRSLREIIPICSYCRKVRDDDDFWQHVESYVAAHTGAQFSHGVCPSCYERVTAADSPD; encoded by the coding sequence ATGCCACACGCCGCCAGTCTGCTGTTGGTTCATCCGCCGGGCCACCGGGCCGACACCCTCGTTCGTCTGCTGGAGGGGGCCGGGCACCATGTGCTGGGCGCAAGTGGCGCCGCGGAGGACGCCCTGGCGCGCTGCGCGCAGGTGCAGCCCGACCTGGTCCTGATCTCTCCGGCCGTCGCTGGCCCGCCGTCGGCGCTGGAGCTGGCTGCCCAATTACTCCGCCGCGGTCCGGTGCCCAGCCTGATGCTCCTGACCGGCTCGGCCGACAGCCGCAGCCTGCTGCGTGAGGTGAAGTTGCCGGGTGCGCCGCTGGCACTGGTTTCCGCGCAGGCCAGCGACGATGAGCTCTTGGCGGCCGTCGACTTGGCGTTGCTGCAACTCCCGCACTGGCGGCGGGCCAATGAGCCCGATGAGCGCTTTTTTGCGGTCACGCTCGACCTGCTCTGTTTTCTCGATTTCTCGGGCTACTTCCGACGGCTCAGCCCTTCGTGGGAGCGCGCCCTGGGTTGGACGATCGATGAACTCAAGGCCAGGCCGTTTTTCGAGTTTGTGCATCCCGACGACCGCGATCGCACGCTGGCGCAGAACAAGGCAGTGCGCGGCGGCGGACAGGCTCGCGGTTTCGAGAATCGCTATCTCTGCAAGGACGGCAGCTATCGCTGGCTGCGCTGGAGCGCGGCGCCCGATACGGATCAGGGCGTGATTTACGCGGTGGCGCGGGACATCACCGACGCCAAGCAGGTGGAGGCGGAGCGCGAGCAGTTGATCGTGGATCTGCAGTCGGCGTTGGCCGAGGTGCGCTCACTGCGCGAGATCATTCCGATTTGTTCGTATTGTCGGAAGGTGCGCGATGATGACGACTTCTGGCAGCACGTGGAGTCGTACGTGGCCGCGCACACCGGCGCGCAGTTCAGCCATGGTGTGTGTCCGTCGTGTTATGAGCGCGTGACCGCCGCCGACAGCCCCGACTGA
- a CDS encoding NAD(P)/FAD-dependent oxidoreductase: MAVFRSPDSSNQTPSVDQRFPTDLDGLSVPKLTVTGSYSADPRPHVVIVGGGFGGLSAARALAKAPVRITLIDRTNHHLFQPLLYQVATAVLNPADISVPIRWLLRKQDNVTVIMAEVDALQPDARTVSLDNGTVQLTYDYLVLASGARHAYFGNPQWETHAPGLKSLEDALEMRRRFLLSFEAAERASAADERDALLTFVIVGGGPTGVELAGMIPEVTRHALKGEFRRIDPSRARVLLLEGGPRILPTFPEALSQRAQQDLESLGVTVRTNCIVTDVDADGVVANGERIAAHTVFWGAGNQASPLTRQLGATLDRAGRVRVNADLSVPGQPNVFVVGDAAAAEISDGQFVPGVAPAANQMGAHAGRMIAADVAGAARSGFRYTNKGDLATIGRHRAVAVLAGRQLSGTFAWLTWLFVHILYLVGLRNRLTVLVQWAFQYVTFQRGVRLITGDTVHRLLKASRQAYEKRRVA; this comes from the coding sequence ATGGCCGTGTTCCGTTCGCCCGATTCTTCCAATCAGACGCCCTCGGTCGATCAGCGCTTCCCGACGGATCTCGACGGGCTGTCCGTGCCCAAGCTGACCGTGACCGGCAGCTACTCCGCCGACCCGCGGCCCCATGTGGTCATCGTGGGTGGCGGATTTGGTGGACTCTCCGCAGCGCGGGCCCTCGCCAAGGCGCCGGTGCGCATCACGCTCATTGATCGCACCAATCATCACCTCTTTCAGCCGCTGCTGTATCAGGTGGCGACGGCGGTGCTCAATCCCGCCGACATCAGCGTGCCCATTCGCTGGCTCCTGCGCAAGCAGGACAATGTCACCGTCATCATGGCCGAGGTGGATGCGCTGCAGCCCGACGCGCGCACGGTGTCACTCGACAATGGCACGGTGCAGCTCACCTACGACTATCTCGTCCTGGCCAGTGGGGCACGCCACGCGTATTTCGGCAACCCGCAGTGGGAAACGCATGCGCCGGGGCTCAAGAGTCTCGAAGACGCGCTGGAGATGCGTCGTCGCTTCCTGTTGTCGTTCGAAGCGGCGGAGCGGGCCAGTGCGGCTGATGAGCGTGATGCGCTGCTGACGTTTGTCATCGTCGGTGGTGGTCCGACGGGCGTGGAATTGGCCGGCATGATTCCGGAAGTCACGCGTCATGCGCTCAAGGGCGAGTTCCGTCGCATCGATCCATCGCGCGCGCGTGTGCTGCTGCTGGAAGGGGGGCCGCGCATTCTGCCCACCTTCCCCGAGGCGCTGTCGCAGCGCGCGCAGCAGGACCTCGAATCGCTTGGGGTCACCGTGCGCACCAACTGCATCGTGACCGACGTTGATGCCGACGGCGTGGTGGCCAACGGCGAGCGCATTGCGGCGCATACGGTGTTCTGGGGTGCGGGCAATCAGGCCTCGCCGCTCACGCGGCAACTGGGTGCCACACTCGACCGCGCCGGACGCGTGCGGGTGAACGCCGACCTGAGTGTGCCGGGCCAGCCCAATGTGTTCGTGGTGGGCGACGCGGCGGCAGCAGAGATCAGCGACGGACAGTTCGTGCCTGGTGTGGCACCTGCCGCCAATCAGATGGGCGCACACGCCGGACGCATGATTGCCGCCGATGTGGCGGGCGCGGCACGCTCTGGCTTCCGCTATACCAACAAGGGTGACCTCGCGACCATCGGGCGTCACCGTGCGGTGGCCGTGCTGGCGGGCCGTCAGCTCAGCGGTACCTTCGCGTGGTTGACCTGGCTGTTCGTGCACATTCTCTATCTGGTGGGCCTGCGCAACCGGCTCACGGTGCTCGTGCAATGGGCCTTCCAGTACGTCACCTTCCAGCGCGGCGTGCGGCTCATCACGGGCGACACCGTGCACCGACTGCTCAAGGCCAGTCGCCAGGCGTACGAAAAGCGACGGGTGGCCTAG
- a CDS encoding ATP-binding protein, translating to MQPDTVLEVRQLKRLYRAGLLALLLIAAIVAVGVAALEYSARWVQHTREVLRAVRELQTSLLQLESRALQSAVARQPADRQVAPRASETERLATGTTIRDTAGYRSQTQAPWSSAHIEAQLARLLTLTADNPSQQERARMLAEAVNQWAAQRAALLSGATAVAIDTPTAALQQVLQEFQQEESNLYSLRVARQQRWRVTLVLVVLAALTLVAFALHRMTSNVLREAGNRRRVEGERDRAQALLNFALERSPLAVAVLEPDDSLRVANDAWRALEPMGRAHATAAGLPLADELAAVVERVRRTGEPAVAEVVVSDTRAVNMLDREESPTLAPKMADRILLASAHRIDADSDAAIGLVLLDVSEQRWLETQLRHAQRMESLGRLASGVAHDINNVVTAIMGFADMAIAGVRSPDALSQVDNDLQQVRRAADRAAVMAKQLLAFSRRRIAQQRPLDLSDVVRDIEPMLRRILGSHVQFEVRADSQGWAVRADPGQIEQVLLNLAINARDAMERGGDLTVTVHTADRHEMMTAAARRAWQSDLARSDDGCSDVGEGVCLTVRDTGGGIPPAVLSRMFEPFFTTKAEEKGTGLGLATVRQIVDSLGGFVTIHSKVGEGTSLSVYLPRTAGDPEPLRIRVSRTPVNKRSGMVLVAEDDRDVRYLMEHVLSDAGYTVHTARNGREALSAIERASAPYQLLITDLVMPAVGGVGLGSHAIVEERVAHVLYISGYQADSFGEQTTLPQHARILAKPFTPADLLAAVAEAME from the coding sequence TTGCAGCCTGATACAGTGTTGGAAGTCCGTCAGCTCAAGCGCCTGTATCGTGCTGGCCTGCTGGCGTTGCTGCTGATTGCAGCCATCGTGGCAGTGGGTGTGGCGGCGCTCGAGTACTCCGCGCGCTGGGTTCAGCACACGCGTGAGGTGCTGCGGGCCGTGCGAGAACTGCAGACCAGCCTGTTGCAGTTGGAGTCTCGTGCGCTGCAATCAGCCGTTGCACGCCAGCCGGCGGACCGTCAGGTCGCGCCGCGCGCGTCGGAAACTGAGCGGCTCGCAACCGGCACGACCATACGGGATACCGCGGGCTATCGCTCGCAAACGCAGGCCCCTTGGTCGAGCGCCCACATTGAGGCGCAGCTGGCCCGTTTGCTGACATTGACGGCGGACAATCCGTCTCAGCAGGAACGCGCGCGCATGTTGGCAGAGGCCGTGAACCAATGGGCCGCGCAGCGGGCTGCGCTGCTCAGCGGGGCGACGGCGGTGGCCATCGATACTCCGACGGCGGCCCTGCAACAGGTGCTGCAGGAATTCCAGCAGGAAGAGTCGAACCTGTACAGTTTGCGCGTGGCGCGGCAACAGCGCTGGCGCGTCACTCTGGTGCTCGTTGTGCTGGCGGCGCTGACTCTGGTGGCCTTTGCGCTGCACCGCATGACCAGCAACGTCCTGCGTGAAGCCGGCAACCGGAGACGGGTCGAGGGCGAACGTGATCGCGCCCAGGCTCTGCTGAATTTTGCACTCGAACGCTCGCCGCTTGCCGTGGCGGTGCTGGAGCCTGACGACAGTCTGCGCGTGGCAAACGATGCGTGGCGGGCACTGGAGCCGATGGGACGAGCCCATGCGACGGCGGCGGGATTGCCACTCGCCGATGAACTTGCTGCCGTAGTGGAGCGCGTAAGGCGAACCGGTGAGCCTGCCGTTGCCGAGGTCGTGGTGTCCGACACGCGTGCCGTGAACATGCTGGACCGTGAGGAGTCGCCCACTCTTGCGCCGAAGATGGCCGACCGGATTCTGCTCGCCAGCGCTCACCGCATCGACGCGGATTCAGACGCCGCAATTGGGCTGGTGCTGCTGGATGTCAGTGAACAGCGCTGGCTCGAAACGCAATTGCGGCATGCGCAACGCATGGAGTCGCTTGGGCGCCTGGCCAGTGGCGTGGCGCACGATATCAACAATGTCGTCACGGCCATCATGGGCTTTGCCGACATGGCCATTGCCGGCGTGCGTTCGCCCGACGCGCTTTCTCAGGTCGACAACGATCTCCAGCAGGTCCGTCGGGCCGCCGACCGGGCTGCAGTCATGGCCAAACAACTGCTGGCGTTCAGCCGGCGGCGCATCGCGCAGCAACGCCCGCTCGATCTGAGTGATGTGGTCCGGGATATCGAGCCCATGTTGCGCCGCATTTTGGGTTCGCATGTACAGTTCGAGGTGCGCGCCGATTCGCAGGGCTGGGCCGTGCGCGCTGATCCCGGTCAGATCGAGCAGGTGCTGCTGAATCTCGCCATCAATGCACGCGACGCCATGGAGCGAGGCGGCGACCTGACCGTCACGGTTCACACAGCCGATCGCCATGAGATGATGACCGCGGCTGCGCGGCGTGCCTGGCAGTCTGACCTGGCACGGTCCGACGATGGATGCTCTGACGTGGGAGAAGGCGTCTGTTTGACGGTACGCGATACGGGCGGTGGCATACCACCGGCCGTGCTGTCGCGCATGTTCGAACCATTCTTCACGACCAAGGCGGAAGAGAAGGGAACTGGTCTTGGACTTGCCACGGTCCGACAGATTGTCGACTCCCTTGGCGGCTTCGTGACCATACACAGCAAAGTCGGTGAAGGCACGAGCCTCTCCGTGTACCTGCCTCGAACCGCGGGCGATCCGGAGCCGCTGCGTATCCGCGTTTCACGGACACCCGTCAACAAGCGGTCGGGTATGGTACTCGTGGCTGAGGATGACCGTGATGTGCGCTATCTCATGGAGCATGTGCTCAGCGACGCGGGATACACGGTGCACACGGCACGGAACGGTCGTGAAGCCTTGAGCGCCATTGAACGCGCCAGTGCCCCCTATCAGCTGCTCATCACCGACCTGGTGATGCCAGCCGTCGGCGGTGTCGGACTCGGCTCGCACGCGATTGTGGAGGAGCGCGTGGCCCATGTGCTCTACATATCGGGCTACCAGGCCGACTCCTTTGGTGAGCAGACCACTCTCCCGCAGCATGCGCGCATTCTCGCCAAGCCCTTTACGCCAGCCGACTTGCTGGCGGCGGTTGCGGAGGCCATGGAGTAA
- a CDS encoding CBS domain-containing protein → MSTIRDLLARKGPGVVSLSPATSVRDAARVMNDHGIGGVLVLDQGQLVGIFTERDVMRRVVATGLDPALTPVSEVMTGSVVTVSADQAIAECRALMSSRRIRHVPVQDGPTLVGVITSGDILAYEVALQETQINELQRYVFDLR, encoded by the coding sequence ATGTCCACGATTCGTGATCTGCTGGCCCGCAAAGGCCCTGGTGTAGTGTCCCTGTCGCCGGCCACCAGCGTACGCGACGCCGCACGGGTGATGAACGATCATGGCATCGGTGGTGTGCTCGTGCTCGACCAGGGGCAACTGGTGGGCATTTTCACCGAACGCGACGTCATGCGGCGCGTGGTCGCAACGGGCCTCGACCCGGCCCTGACACCGGTGTCGGAAGTCATGACGGGTAGCGTGGTCACCGTGTCTGCCGATCAGGCCATCGCCGAGTGCCGCGCGCTCATGTCGTCACGCCGCATTCGCCATGTGCCGGTGCAGGACGGGCCCACTCTCGTGGGAGTGATCACGAGCGGTGACATCTTGGCGTACGAGGTGGCATTGCAGGAAACGCAAATCAACGAGTTGCAGCGATACGTGTTCGACTTGCGCTGA
- a CDS encoding paraquat-inducible protein A codes for MTRRNQLALGLSLLSLALLWPGLTEPVLTIRATIEMFGVERELTNETRSVVGAIRSLHDSGNDFVAGLILLFSVLVPLTKALLALPILFGRAAGRERLTRFVQAISKWSMADVFAVGMLIALLVARGTANLSAIAGPGFYFFTAYCLVSNAAFQLLQPAASSRA; via the coding sequence ATGACCCGACGCAATCAACTGGCCCTCGGCCTCTCCCTGCTGTCGCTCGCGCTGCTCTGGCCCGGGCTCACTGAGCCGGTGCTGACCATTCGCGCCACCATCGAGATGTTTGGCGTGGAGCGAGAGCTCACCAACGAAACACGCAGCGTGGTGGGCGCCATTCGCAGCCTGCACGACTCGGGCAACGATTTTGTGGCCGGGCTCATCCTGCTCTTCAGCGTACTCGTGCCGCTCACCAAGGCCCTGCTGGCGCTGCCGATTCTTTTTGGCAGAGCAGCGGGCCGTGAGCGTCTGACGCGCTTTGTCCAGGCCATCAGCAAGTGGTCCATGGCTGATGTGTTTGCCGTGGGGATGCTCATCGCACTGCTGGTGGCGCGGGGCACGGCCAACCTCTCGGCCATTGCCGGCCCCGGCTTCTACTTCTTTACCGCGTACTGCCTCGTGTCGAACGCGGCGTTCCAGCTGCTCCAGCCGGCGGCGTCTTCGCGGGCGTGA
- a CDS encoding DNA alkylation repair protein — MAEPFKEFLNAPLVRHAARHLQSLDARFSASRFERAVVPQLSALELKARALCIADALAEHLPADFGDATDLLTRALASAPANADAVMGDAAQAASREGLSGWILWPVGEYVARRGVEEPERALTFLHAMTQRFTAEFAIRPLIVAHEALVLEHLKRWMHDPSAHVRRLVSEGTRPRLPWGLQLKRFIADPSPCVPLLEHLVNDSSDYVRRSVANHLNDIAKDHPDRVVAFVTRHLPNAPEERRALLRHASRTLIKQGYAAALDAWGHGTPFRGQAELSLSPRRIALGQAVMLEAQLTATARTPQELVVDYVVHHVKANGETSPKVFKGWRLTLAPGETRVLTRKHNVKPITTRRYYAGRHEIALQINGKDVARDAFTLTLPR, encoded by the coding sequence ATGGCCGAGCCCTTCAAGGAGTTCCTCAACGCACCACTCGTGCGTCACGCGGCGCGTCATTTGCAGTCGCTCGACGCGCGCTTCAGTGCGTCGCGATTCGAGCGCGCCGTGGTACCACAGCTCTCCGCGCTTGAACTCAAGGCGCGAGCGCTCTGCATTGCCGACGCGCTGGCCGAGCATCTGCCAGCGGACTTTGGCGATGCCACCGATCTGCTGACGCGTGCGCTGGCCTCCGCTCCGGCCAATGCCGACGCGGTCATGGGTGACGCCGCACAGGCCGCTTCGCGCGAGGGGCTGTCGGGGTGGATTCTGTGGCCGGTGGGCGAGTACGTGGCGCGCCGCGGCGTTGAGGAGCCGGAGCGTGCCCTGACCTTCCTGCACGCCATGACGCAGCGCTTCACGGCGGAGTTTGCCATCCGGCCGTTGATCGTGGCGCACGAGGCGCTGGTGCTGGAGCACCTGAAACGTTGGATGCACGACCCCAGTGCGCATGTGCGGCGGCTCGTGAGTGAGGGTACGCGACCGCGTCTACCGTGGGGGCTGCAGCTCAAGCGATTCATCGCCGATCCCTCGCCTTGCGTGCCGTTGCTCGAGCACCTCGTCAACGACTCCAGCGACTATGTGCGTCGCAGCGTGGCCAATCACCTCAACGACATCGCCAAGGATCATCCCGATCGTGTGGTGGCCTTTGTCACGCGACACTTGCCCAATGCGCCGGAAGAGCGGCGCGCCCTGCTGCGTCACGCCAGTCGCACACTCATCAAGCAGGGGTATGCGGCAGCACTGGATGCGTGGGGCCACGGCACGCCGTTTCGTGGCCAGGCGGAGCTCTCGCTCTCGCCGCGGCGCATTGCGCTCGGTCAGGCGGTCATGTTGGAAGCGCAGTTGACGGCCACAGCGCGCACGCCGCAGGAGCTGGTGGTGGACTACGTGGTGCATCATGTCAAAGCCAACGGCGAGACATCGCCCAAGGTGTTCAAGGGCTGGCGCCTCACCCTCGCGCCGGGTGAGACGCGCGTGCTGACACGCAAGCACAACGTCAAACCCATCACCACGCGGCGCTACTACGCTGGCCGTCATGAGATCGCGCTGCAGATCAACGGCAAGGACGTGGCGCGAGACGCGTTCACGCTCACACTGCCGCGTTGA
- a CDS encoding cytochrome P450, whose product MPWLRKNDGSWMVRGYHDVMASLRDARLVSGPEGTPDRLRYPSLDAAADLQRVTLAAWQSVAPGDVELVSTVGRSFGVTAAGMVLGMSDAEVRSLLPLAEVVWRESAMATSSASSSAAREATAALAAAFKSQAPTHVQAFVALTHSLPALVSNVMVHSLLANAEWPAADDESLRPGSGRAVLDEWLRCCAPVRYVYRQAAQRLVMNGDAIEPGTSVTVDLESANFDPSVFPEPGLVRPGSRRAAHVAFGVAPHACRGATTVHVALAAFLEAWSAFGQTHRLALMSTHAETDFVAMRTWKRAVMRVEVA is encoded by the coding sequence ATGCCGTGGCTCAGGAAGAACGATGGGTCGTGGATGGTGCGCGGCTATCATGATGTGATGGCATCGTTGCGTGACGCGCGTCTGGTTTCGGGTCCCGAAGGCACTCCGGATCGGCTGCGCTATCCGTCACTCGATGCCGCTGCGGACTTGCAGCGCGTTACCCTGGCGGCATGGCAGTCCGTCGCCCCCGGCGACGTGGAACTGGTGTCCACCGTGGGCCGTTCCTTTGGGGTCACGGCGGCGGGCATGGTGCTTGGCATGTCCGACGCGGAGGTGAGATCCCTGCTGCCTCTGGCCGAGGTGGTCTGGCGCGAGTCCGCCATGGCGACGTCTTCGGCATCCTCGTCGGCGGCGCGCGAGGCAACCGCCGCACTGGCCGCCGCGTTCAAGAGCCAAGCGCCCACGCACGTGCAGGCGTTCGTGGCCCTCACCCACAGTCTTCCCGCTCTCGTGTCCAACGTGATGGTGCATTCCCTTCTGGCCAACGCGGAGTGGCCAGCGGCCGACGATGAGTCGTTGCGGCCCGGCTCCGGCCGCGCTGTGCTCGATGAGTGGCTCCGCTGCTGCGCGCCGGTGCGCTACGTGTACCGGCAGGCAGCCCAGCGGCTCGTCATGAATGGCGATGCGATAGAGCCTGGAACGTCCGTCACGGTGGACCTGGAATCTGCCAACTTCGACCCTTCGGTCTTTCCGGAGCCCGGTTTGGTGCGGCCAGGGTCGCGCCGCGCCGCGCATGTGGCGTTCGGGGTGGCGCCGCACGCTTGCCGTGGAGCCACGACCGTGCACGTGGCCCTCGCCGCCTTTCTCGAGGCCTGGTCCGCATTCGGGCAGACACATCGTCTTGCACTCATGAGCACACACGCAGAAACTGATTTCGTGGCCATGCGCACATGGAAGCGCGCCGTAATGCGCGTGGAGGTCGCGTGA
- a CDS encoding TonB-dependent receptor: MRRLPLVVLQCAVLLMPATFPAELRAQTVEAQVTTGVIVGRIVEALTEAPIVGATVRVLDQDVVVQSDAAGRFTLRGVRQGIVTLDIRRLGYAPVRRGDIAVSPAKPAEVTITLQPIDQQLEQVTVRPEAFPALRPSSTPVSTQSYDAEEVRRQPGAQEDVLRAVSIAPGVGVTSAARNDLVVRGGAPFENLFVVDNIEVPNINHFGSQGSTGGPISLINIRFVESAALSAGGFGARYGDRTSSATTITLREGNTERIAGEVNVAATQFGAVLEGPIGSKGSFFANVRQSYLDLLFKAIGLSFIPAYTDATAKAVWRPTTRDAFSVLTIAARGTISFDNSTDSARVNNSQVLAPVQDQYFSGLTWKRLLPRGVVTTTLGRTWTRFVTAQRDSLLQPIFENRSTEGENSLRSDLTWVARRGLEIEAGVQWRYASTLRYDATLAGFTRRDETGVAQPLRVDTSFTAWRQASYAQASWQALPRLRVSGGLRSDWYGFLNDAWRLSPRGNVAFRVNEATTLSLAGGRYWQAPSYIWLVGDAGNAERLKPFRADQLVAGVTRVVGSDLKLQFEVYGKRYADFPSRQFRPQAVLAPSGFDDATTDIPFGLEPLTSQGTGQVIGAEAFAQKKFGATPWYGQASLSWNRARFAGLDGVDRPGAFDTPVLANVVLGWRPNAKWEVATRVRAASGLRYTPFRESGTLAGTLDFTQYLSDRLPTFFAADLRIDRRFIIGNRQLIAFLDLQNVSNRNNVGAPQWNPRLRVAEFNEGAGLLPSIGLNFEF; this comes from the coding sequence ATGCGTCGGTTGCCCCTGGTGGTCTTGCAATGCGCGGTGCTGCTCATGCCTGCGACGTTTCCCGCTGAACTGCGTGCGCAGACCGTGGAGGCGCAGGTCACCACGGGCGTCATCGTGGGACGCATCGTGGAAGCGCTGACCGAGGCGCCCATTGTCGGCGCCACGGTGCGCGTGCTCGATCAGGACGTGGTGGTGCAAAGTGACGCGGCCGGCCGCTTCACGCTGCGTGGCGTGCGGCAGGGCATTGTCACGCTCGACATCCGCCGACTGGGCTACGCGCCGGTTCGCCGCGGTGACATCGCGGTGTCACCGGCCAAACCGGCGGAAGTGACGATCACACTGCAGCCCATCGATCAACAGCTCGAGCAGGTGACGGTGCGCCCGGAGGCGTTCCCGGCGCTGCGTCCCTCGTCTACGCCGGTGTCCACGCAGAGCTACGACGCCGAGGAAGTGCGCCGACAGCCGGGAGCGCAGGAGGACGTGCTGCGCGCCGTGAGCATCGCGCCCGGTGTGGGGGTGACCAGCGCCGCGCGCAATGATCTCGTGGTGCGCGGCGGTGCGCCGTTCGAGAATCTGTTCGTGGTGGACAATATCGAAGTGCCGAACATCAATCACTTCGGCTCGCAGGGCTCGACGGGCGGTCCCATCTCGCTCATCAACATTCGCTTCGTGGAGTCGGCGGCGCTCTCCGCTGGTGGCTTTGGTGCGCGCTACGGTGATCGTACTTCGTCGGCCACCACCATTACGCTGCGCGAGGGCAACACCGAGCGCATCGCGGGCGAGGTGAACGTGGCCGCAACACAGTTCGGTGCCGTGCTGGAGGGGCCCATTGGCAGCAAGGGCTCGTTCTTTGCCAACGTGCGGCAGAGCTATCTCGACCTGCTGTTCAAGGCCATCGGGCTGTCGTTCATTCCGGCCTACACCGACGCCACTGCCAAGGCCGTGTGGCGCCCTACCACGCGTGACGCCTTCAGTGTGCTCACGATTGCCGCACGTGGCACGATCAGCTTCGACAACAGCACTGACTCCGCGCGCGTGAACAACTCGCAGGTGCTGGCGCCGGTGCAGGATCAGTACTTCAGCGGCCTCACCTGGAAGCGGCTCCTGCCGCGCGGCGTGGTGACCACGACACTCGGTCGAACGTGGACACGTTTCGTGACGGCACAGCGCGACAGTCTGCTGCAGCCCATCTTCGAGAATCGCAGCACCGAAGGGGAGAACAGTCTGCGCAGCGACCTCACCTGGGTGGCACGCCGTGGACTCGAGATTGAGGCCGGTGTCCAGTGGCGCTACGCGAGCACGCTGCGCTACGACGCCACTCTGGCCGGCTTCACGCGCCGCGACGAGACGGGTGTCGCACAGCCGCTGCGGGTGGACACGAGCTTCACGGCGTGGCGACAGGCCAGCTATGCACAGGCCAGTTGGCAGGCCCTGCCCAGGCTGCGGGTGTCGGGTGGCCTGCGGAGCGACTGGTACGGTTTCCTGAACGATGCCTGGCGGCTCTCGCCGCGCGGGAATGTCGCATTCCGTGTGAACGAAGCCACCACGCTGTCGCTGGCCGGTGGACGGTACTGGCAGGCGCCGAGTTACATCTGGCTGGTGGGCGATGCGGGAAACGCCGAGCGATTGAAGCCCTTCCGTGCCGATCAGTTGGTGGCTGGTGTCACACGTGTGGTGGGCAGCGATCTCAAACTGCAGTTCGAAGTGTACGGCAAGCGCTATGCCGACTTCCCGTCGCGGCAGTTCCGCCCGCAGGCCGTGCTCGCGCCGAGCGGATTTGATGACGCCACCACGGACATTCCGTTTGGTCTTGAGCCGTTGACCTCTCAGGGTACAGGGCAGGTGATCGGTGCCGAGGCGTTTGCCCAGAAGAAGTTTGGTGCGACGCCGTGGTATGGGCAGGCCAGCCTGAGCTGGAATCGTGCGAGGTTCGCCGGTCTCGACGGTGTGGACCGGCCCGGTGCGTTTGACACGCCCGTGCTGGCCAACGTGGTGCTGGGTTGGCGACCGAATGCAAAGTGGGAGGTGGCGACGCGTGTGCGTGCAGCGTCCGGGCTGCGCTACACACCGTTCCGCGAAAGTGGTACGTTGGCGGGAACGTTGGACTTCACGCAGTACCTGTCCGACCGATTGCCGACGTTCTTCGCCGCCGATTTGCGCATCGATCGCCGCTTCATCATCGGCAATCGTCAGTTGATTGCGTTTCTCGATCTGCAGAACGTGAGCAACCGGAACAACGTCGGAGCCCCGCAGTGGAATCCGCGCCTTCGGGTGGCGGAGTTCAACGAGGGCGCCGGATTGCTGCCCTCCATCGGTTTGAACTTCGAATTCTGA
- a CDS encoding glutathione peroxidase, with translation MLDRLFTPRSQAAVNARFDEFTLPSIDGGQLAMRDYAGKVVLLVNVASQCGFTPQYAGLEALWRRYRDRGLVIIGSPCDQFGNQEPGSEADIAAFCQLNYDVTFPLSAKLDVNGDQAHPLWRWLRVSAPGVLKTEAIKWNFTKFLVDRRGQVLNRYASTATPESLAADIERALADTP, from the coding sequence ATGCTCGATCGTCTTTTTACTCCTCGCTCCCAGGCGGCTGTGAACGCCCGCTTCGACGAATTCACGCTGCCGTCCATAGACGGTGGGCAGTTGGCCATGCGCGACTATGCCGGCAAGGTGGTCCTGCTGGTCAATGTCGCCAGTCAGTGCGGCTTCACGCCGCAGTATGCGGGACTGGAGGCCCTGTGGCGACGCTACAGGGATCGTGGCCTTGTGATCATCGGTTCACCCTGCGATCAGTTCGGCAATCAGGAGCCGGGCAGTGAAGCCGACATTGCCGCGTTCTGCCAACTGAACTACGACGTGACCTTCCCGCTGAGTGCCAAACTGGATGTGAACGGCGATCAGGCGCATCCGTTGTGGCGCTGGCTGCGTGTGTCGGCGCCGGGCGTACTCAAGACCGAGGCCATCAAGTGGAACTTCACCAAGTTCCTGGTGGATCGCCGCGGGCAGGTGCTCAATCGCTACGCGTCCACCGCGACGCCGGAGTCGCTGGCGGCTGACATCGAGCGGGCGTTGGCGGACACGCCCTGA